One genomic segment of Desulfocapsa sulfexigens DSM 10523 includes these proteins:
- a CDS encoding Tim44 domain-containing protein, translated as MLNSMRKFTPFFLFFFTLCFVEAGIMAEYSDARSRGGGRSFRSTPAQKAPVTQNQKPATEQKQPGMGRGLMGGLLGGAIGGMLLGSMFGMGGTGMGILPFLLLGIVAFFMYRRFTAARSSGGASPGYQAPASGGFKAPPQAPPKTALEEGLDLIRIADPGFDKDYFVQVASDVFYKVQAGWMRRDISSYRNLLGEQLAAEYEVQFAEMESKGEINKLENISIRKVELVSAGSENGEDFATVLFTANLLDYTVDDKSGELLSGSMTEPVKFAEEWTWARPLGTEDWKLEGIKEV; from the coding sequence ATGCTGAATTCCATGAGGAAATTCACTCCTTTTTTTCTCTTTTTTTTTACCCTCTGTTTTGTTGAGGCAGGTATCATGGCAGAGTATTCAGATGCTCGTTCCCGGGGGGGCGGACGCTCTTTTCGTTCAACACCAGCCCAAAAGGCTCCTGTAACCCAGAACCAGAAGCCGGCTACCGAGCAGAAGCAGCCTGGAATGGGCCGCGGACTGATGGGTGGTCTGCTTGGCGGTGCAATCGGAGGGATGCTGCTTGGCAGTATGTTTGGAATGGGAGGAACCGGTATGGGAATACTTCCTTTCCTCCTCCTTGGTATTGTTGCTTTCTTTATGTATAGAAGGTTCACGGCCGCACGTTCTTCCGGTGGCGCATCTCCCGGATATCAAGCTCCTGCTTCCGGCGGATTCAAAGCCCCACCGCAAGCCCCCCCGAAAACCGCGCTGGAAGAAGGTCTGGATCTTATTCGTATAGCTGACCCAGGCTTTGATAAAGATTATTTTGTTCAGGTGGCATCGGATGTGTTCTATAAAGTACAGGCCGGTTGGATGCGGCGTGATATAAGTTCCTACAGAAATCTTCTGGGAGAACAGCTCGCTGCTGAGTACGAAGTTCAATTTGCCGAGATGGAATCTAAGGGTGAGATCAATAAACTTGAGAATATTTCCATTCGCAAGGTTGAACTTGTTTCCGCCGGTTCTGAAAACGGGGAAGATTTTGCGACCGTTCTTTTTACAGCAAATCTTCTTGATTACACCGTTGATGACAAGAGTGGCGAGTTACTCTCCGGCAGTATGACCGAGCCCGTGAAATTTGCCGAAGAGTGGACCTGGGCACGCCCACTGGGTACAGAGGATTGGAAGCTGGAAGGCATTAAGGAAGTCTGA
- the purE gene encoding 5-(carboxyamino)imidazole ribonucleotide mutase, with translation MTQKPLVGILMGSDSDLPVMKKALAVLAEMGVACEMDISSAHRLPDKTAEYARTARERGLEVIIAGAGMAAHLAGVIAAHTTLPVIGVPLASGAMNGVDALHATVQMPPGIPVATVAIDGAKNAAYLACEILSIKYPELTDALEKYREETRRTLMEKSAQLRQV, from the coding sequence ATGACTCAAAAACCACTTGTTGGAATTCTCATGGGCAGCGACTCTGACCTGCCAGTCATGAAAAAAGCGCTGGCAGTGCTTGCTGAAATGGGCGTTGCCTGCGAAATGGACATCAGCTCGGCCCATCGGCTGCCGGATAAAACGGCCGAGTATGCCCGTACGGCAAGAGAACGCGGCCTTGAAGTAATCATTGCAGGAGCAGGAATGGCAGCCCACCTGGCAGGAGTTATTGCCGCCCATACTACTCTGCCGGTGATCGGTGTACCTCTGGCCTCAGGGGCCATGAACGGAGTGGACGCACTTCATGCCACGGTACAGATGCCTCCTGGTATCCCCGTGGCAACTGTGGCCATTGATGGTGCCAAAAATGCAGCCTATCTGGCCTGTGAGATCCTTTCAATCAAATACCCGGAACTCACCGATGCCCTTGAGAAATACAGGGAAGAGACCCGCCGGACTCTGATGGAAAAATCTGCACAGTTACGCCAGGTTTGA